From the genome of Holophagales bacterium:
AGATCCTCGCCGGCCAGAAGCTCCCGCCCGAGGTCGTGTCGAAGCACGTCTGGCAGGAGCGCTACGAGGACATCGCCTCCTTCGAGCGATACCTCTCGCGCAACGGTGTCACCGTCGTGAAGTTCTTCCTGAACGTGTCGAAGAAGGAGCAGAAGAAGCGCTTCCTCGACCGCCTCGTGGAGCCCGACAAGAACTGGAAGTTCGCTCTGGGCGACGCCGCCGAGCGGAAGCACTGGGACTCCTACATGGAAGCCTACGAGGACGCCATCCGCGCCACCGCGACTCCCTGGGCGCCGTGGTACGTCGTCCCCGCGGACAACAAGTGGTTCACGCGGCTCGCCGTCGCATCGGCGGTGATCGACGCGCTCGAGAGGATGGACCTCGCCTACCCGGAGGTCGACGAGGCGAAGAAGGCCGAGCTCGCGAAGGCGAGGGCCGAGCTCGAGGCCGAGAAAGGCTGACGCCTCGTCCTACGAGTGGAGCTCGACGACGTCGCGGTCGGCCAGGACGTGCTGCCGGTCGACCTGCTGCCCGTCGAACTTCGCGTGCCCCCAGATCCGCGCGAAGCGCAGGGCCGCCGCGACGTCCTTGTGGACCCGCTCGGCCAGGTCGTGGACCGTGGCTCCCTCCGGCAGGACGAAAGGAGAGGCGAGGTCGGGCTTCTTCCCCGGCTCTTTCGCGAAGACGCGGACCCGCTTCAGCTCCCGGTAGAGGAGCGGCCGGAGCGCGTCGAGGCCCTGGCCCGAGAGAGCCGAAACCGGCAGGAACGGCAGGTCGTTCCCGATCGCCTCGCGGGCGATCTCGGCGAACGTCCCGTCGTCGAGGTCGCTCTTGTTGCCGAGGACGATCACGGGCCGCACCGCGAGGAAGGGCGGCGCGTCGGCCGGGACCGGCCTGACCCGCGGCCACACCCGCGAGCGCTCCAGGAGGTCGAGGAGGAGCTTCGCCGCCACCTCGCCGTCGTCGGCCGTCACGTCGAGGACGAGAAGGACGCCGTCCGCGTTGTGGACGAGGTTCGTGAGGTAGGGCTCCGTGTGCCCTTCGGCGACGGCGGGCGTGTCGACGAGCTGCACCTGCACTTCCTCGAACGGCATCATCCCGGGCTGCGGCGCCCGCGTCGTGAACGGGTACTCCCCGATCTCCGGGTGCGCGTGCGTGAGCGCCGCCAGGAGCGACGACTTGCCCGCGTTCGGCTCGCCGAGGAGGACCCACTGCCCCGCCCCCTCGCGCTTCACGTGCCCCGGGTCGGCCCGGCGCCCGCCGTGCGCGGCGTGGTCGACCTCGGCCTCCAGCTTGGCGAGGCGCTTCTTCAGGTCGGCGTAGAGCTTCTCGGTCCCCTTGTGCTTCGGGAGGAGGGCGATCATCTCGCGCAGCGCCGCGAGCTTGTCGTCGTGCGAGGACGCCGCCTTGAACCTCTCCTCCGCATCGTGGTACGGCGGCGTCAGGTTCGCAGTCACGGAAGAATCGATCCTCGCTGCCCTCGAAACGTCACCCGAGAACCGGGACCGTTTCCTGGGCTCCCTGTCGGCGCTGCTCGCCGAGACCGACGGGACGGCCCTCTTCGGGGAGGTCGGGATTCCGAGCGACCGGGGTTTCGTCGCCGAGCTCGGCGAGCGGATCTCCGCCCGGCTCATCCCCTCTCCTCGCGACGCCCACGACCTCGCGGCCTTCGTCCCGCGCCTCTTCTCGAGTCGGGGACGAGGTCGAGACGTTCTGCGGCCTCCCGCTCTCCGACGTCCACGGTTTCGTCCGGCTCCTCCAGGGAGGCCTGACGACGGAGGCGGTGGCGGCCGTGTCCCGCGGTTTCGCCGACGGTTTCCGGATCCTGCTGAGCCGGATACAGGCGCAGGGCCTCTCGCGCGACCTGCGCGTCCGCTCCACGCCGGGACCGGTCTACGCCTCGCCGTTCCACCGCATCCTCCGGTCGGGCGACGCACTCCTCGACGCCTGGATCGGCGGCCGGGAGACCGCCCAGGCGTTGCAGGCCTTCAACAAGGACTCGGGGGACTGCCGCAAGGAAGTCCGGCTCATCCAGCGCCACCTCGAGGACGCCGGCGTCAGCGTCGACGTCGTCTTCGGGCTCCAGGTGATCGACCGTTGCCTGACCCGGACCGCGCTCATGGCGGACGTGATGGAGGGCGGCGACGGACCCGAGCGTTCGAGGGCGCTCCACCGCCTGCTGTCGCGCCTCGTCCAGCTCGCCCACGAGGACAAGAGTGTCTTCCACCTCGTCCGCTGGAACCTCCACCTCCTCGACAGGAAGATCGTCGACCGGACGGGGAAGACCGGAGAGCACTACGTCGCGACCACGCCTTCGGAGTACCGGCACATCTGGCTGGCCGCGGCGGGAGGCGGAGCGCTCACCGTCCTCACGGCAGCCTTCAAGATGCTCGTCCACGAGTGGCACCTCGCCGCGTTCCCGGAGAGCTTTCTCTACGGCCTGAACTACGCCGTCAGCTTCCTGCTGATGCAGGCCTTCGGCCTCGTCCTCGCCACGAAACAGCCGGCGATGACCGCCGCGGCCCTCGCGCAGATCATGCGCGAGGCGAAGGGAGAGGACCGCGAGGAGAGGATCGCCGGCTTCTTCGCCCGGCTCACGAGCTCCCAGCTCGCGGCCGCTGTCTCGAACGTGGCGACCGTCGGCGTCGGCGCGGCCGTGTTCGTCGGCGGGTGGCTGCTCCTCGCGGGACGTCCCTGGGTCGACGAGAAGACCGCCCGGGACACGTTCCTCGTCCTCAGCCCGCTCGACAGCGGGACGATCTTCTTCGCTGCTCTCACCGGCGTCCTGCTCTGGATGGGAAGCCTCGCGGGCGGCTGGTTCGAGAACTGGTCGACGTACCACCGGCTTCCCGAGGGGATCGCCCGACACCCTCTCGGCAGGGTTTTCGGTCCCGAGAGGATGAAGCGCCTCGCCGACGGCCTCGCGAGGAACGCATCCGGGTGGCCACGAACGTCGCGCTCGGGTTCCTCCTCGGCTTCGCGCCGGCCGTCGGCCGCTTCTTCGGCATCCCGTTCGACGTCCGCCACGTCACGCTCTCGACCGGGCAGCTCGCGCTCGCCGCGTCGAGCCTCGGCGAGAGGTGGTTCGACGACGGGGCGTTCCTGCGCGGTCTCGCCGGGATCGGGGTCATGTTCGTCCTGAACCTCTCGGTCGCGTTCTCGCTCTCGCTGATGAATGCGGCGCGGGCGTACGAGATGCCGTCGGGTGAGCTGGGCGGAGTCCTGAGGCACGTCTTCAAGCGGGCGCTGAGCCGCCCGTTCGACTTCGTCCGTCCGCCACGGCGGTCGGCCCCGAGGTGTCAGTCCCGCCTGTCCACCCCTGCCCGAAAAGCAGTCATAAAACATTACAGGTGCAAATAGATAAGATTGTTCGTGACAGGGCTATCACAAATATATAATGTAAATAACATCATGCAGGGCCGAACCGGCACCGAGCATCACCGACAGCTTCGGCAGTGGGTCGCGGACCGCCTGCGGTCCGAGATTCTCGAGGGCCGCCGCCGTCCCGGCGACTGGCTTCGCCAGGAGAGCGTGGCTCGCGAAGAAGGCGTCTCCCAGACGCCCGTGCGCGAGGCCCTCAAGCAGCTCGTGTCCGAGGGACTCCTCGAGCACGTGCCTTACCGGGGCATCCGCGTCGTCACCCTCTCCGTCGAGGACGCCGAGGATCTCTACGCGAGCCGAGCCGTCCTCGAGCCGATGGCGGCCCGCCACGCCGCCGCGGAGATCTCGCCCGAGGAGCTGAAGGAGCTCACCTCGCTCCACCACCGGATGCTCGCGTGCGAGGTGCCGGCGCGCCTGAAGGAGTATCGCGACCTGAACCGGCGCTTCCACGAGACGATCATCTCGGCTTCGCGACGCCCGTTCCTGATGCGGACGCTGGGGCACCTCTGGTCGGCCTTCCCCACGATGCTCTGGAGCAACGTCCCGAAGATCGCCGTCAGCTCGCTTCCCGAGCGGGAGGAGCCCGATGCCGAGGAGCACGCCGAGATCGTCGCCTCGCTGGCGGCGCACGATCCCGAAAGGGCCGCCGAAGCCGTGAAGCGCCACGTCGAGGCGGCGGGAGAGACGCTCGTCGCCGCCATGAGAAGCGTTCCATGAAACACCTGACGCAGACCTCGGAGTGTGCCCTGCGCCGGGATTCGATCGAACAGAAACACGAGTCTGGCCACGGGTCCTCGGGCGCCGCCCGACCCCGGGAAGGAGGAGGAGTCATGCCACGGAAGCTTTCGATGGTCGTAGGGGCCGCACTGATCCTGTTGCTCGGGTTCTCGGGGGTCGCGAATGCCCAGGGGTCCGTGACCGGCAGCGTCCAGGGAACCGTCAAGGACGCCGAAGGCGGGGTCCTGCCCGGAACCCTCGTCACGGCCACCTCGACCGCCCTCGTCAAGGGCCGCATGTCGACGACCGCCGACGCCCGCGGGGGATGGCGTTTCCCCGCGCTGCCTCCCGGCAGCTACGCGTTCGAGGCCGAGCTCCAGGGCTTCAGGAAAGCCCGGCGCGACGGTATCCGCGTGAGCCTCGGCCAGTCGATGGCCATCGACCTCGTCCTCTCGCTCTCGTCCGTCGCAGCCGAGGCCGTCGTCACGGCCGAGGCACCGATGGTCAGCGTCGTCGAGAACAAGGTCGCGACGAGCTTCGGCGGCGACTTCATCAACAAGCAGGCGGTCCCGCGCAACTACTACCAGGTGCTCTCGGCCGCTCCGGGTGTCAACGTCGACACGTCGGCGTCGCCCGACAGCAGCAGCATGCTCGCGTACGGCGGCACCACCTCGAACCAGAACGCCTTCACGCTCGACGGCGTCAACGTCGGGGACGCGGCGAGCGGCAACTACTGGCTCCTTCCCAGCATCCAGTGGATGGAGGAGATCCAGGTCGCCGGTCTCGGCGCGAGCGCGGAATACGGCGGCTACACCGGCGCCGTCGTCAACGGCGTCACGAAGTCGGGCGGCAACACGTTCAAGGGGACGCTCGAGGCCTACTACCAGCCCGATTCGTTCGTCTCCGACAACTCGCCCGAGAACGACGAAGACGAGACGTTCACCTTCGAGGACTACGCCCTCAGCCTCGGCGGACCGGTCGTCAAGGACAAGCTCTGGTTCTTCGCCAGCGCCGAGTACTGGCACCAGGAAACGACGCCCGTCGGCGCCCGGGACACCTCGGACCGCAAGGTCCCGCGCTTCCTCGGAAAGCTCACCTACCAGCTGGGCGAGGGCAACCGGATCTTCGCGATGGGAGAGTACGACCACGTCAAGAACGACCGGCGCGGCATCGACGCCTTCACGTTCCCCGAGGCGGCGCCCAACCAGGACGGACCGAACGCCACCTTCGCCGTGAACTGGGAGTCGATCCTCTCCTCGGCGAGCTTCCTCAACGTGAAGGTCACCGGCTACGACGGCAACGACGACTTCCTCGGCTCCGCCGGGTTCGCGACGCCCGGCCACGACGACGCCTACGGCGATACCGGGTACGCGCTGGTGAACTCCAAGATCCAGGAGCTGAACCACCGCCACCGGGTGACGGGCGACGCCAACTGGAGCCTCTTCAAGGACGGCCTCTTCGGCGACAGCGACGCCCACTCGTTCAAGTTCGGCATCCTGTACGAGAAGTCCTCCACGACGGACGAGTGGCGCCGCAACGGCGGGTACACCTACTACGACGACTCGACGCTCTGCCCCGGGGACACCGAGGAAGCGCAGATCGCCAACTACCTCCGGGACCCATCCTGCGGCTGGTACGAGCGCTCCACGGGCTACGGCGAGTACGAGGTCCACGCGGAGCAGACGGGCTTCGTCGCCTACGCCCAGGACTCGCTGCGGATCAACCGCTTCACGGTGAATCTCGGCCTTCGCTACACGAACTACAAGGGCGGCTGGCGCGAAGGCTTCGGCAACCCCGACGTCTACGAAGCCGACTTCGTCGATCCGCGCGTCGGGTTCGCGTGGGACGTCCTCGGGAACGCCAAGCTCGCCGTCAAGGCGCACTGGGGCCGCTACCACTCCTCCATGTACACCTACCTCTTCGACCGCGAGGCGTCCGGCGGAGCCGCGGTGCCGGACGGCGACTGCTACTGGGACGGCTCGACGTGGGGCGACTGCAGCGAGGCCGTGCCGGACTCGGCCACGATGGGGACCATCGACCACCCGTACGTGGACGAGGCGCTCCTCACGATCGAGCACCAGCTCGGCAGGGACATGTCCATCGGCGCCGACTACGTCAACCGGCGCTTCCGCAACCTGATGGGAATGGTCAACACGAACGACGACTACGAGCGCGTGACCGGCATCCCGAACCC
Proteins encoded in this window:
- a CDS encoding 50S ribosome-binding GTPase, with translation MTANLTPPYHDAEERFKAASSHDDKLAALREMIALLPKHKGTEKLYADLKKRLAKLEAEVDHAAHGGRRADPGHVKREGAGQWVLLGEPNAGKSSLLAALTHAHPEIGEYPFTTRAPQPGMMPFEEVQVQLVDTPAVAEGHTEPYLTNLVHNADGVLLVLDVTADDGEVAAKLLLDLLERSRVWPRVRPVPADAPPFLAVRPVIVLGNKSDLDDGTFAEIAREAIGNDLPFLPVSALSGQGLDALRPLLYRELKRVRVFAKEPGKKPDLASPFVLPEGATVHDLAERVHKDVAAALRFARIWGHAKFDGQQVDRQHVLADRDVVELHS
- a CDS encoding GntR family transcriptional regulator is translated as MQGRTGTEHHRQLRQWVADRLRSEILEGRRRPGDWLRQESVAREEGVSQTPVREALKQLVSEGLLEHVPYRGIRVVTLSVEDAEDLYASRAVLEPMAARHAAAEISPEELKELTSLHHRMLACEVPARLKEYRDLNRRFHETIISASRRPFLMRTLGHLWSAFPTMLWSNVPKIAVSSLPEREEPDAEEHAEIVASLAAHDPERAAEAVKRHVEAAGETLVAAMRSVP
- a CDS encoding polyphosphate kinase 2 family protein, which codes for MSKAAKISRAFRVENGGKFRLKNFDPGDTGGLKLEKDHAAELLDKGVETLAALQDKLYAQDRRALLLVFQAMDAAGKDGTIKHVLSGVNPQGCQVYSFKAPSAEELDHDFLWRTTKCLPERGRIGIFNRSYYEEVLVVKVHPQILAGQKLPPEVVSKHVWQERYEDIASFERYLSRNGVTVVKFFLNVSKKEQKKRFLDRLVEPDKNWKFALGDAAERKHWDSYMEAYEDAIRATATPWAPWYVVPADNKWFTRLAVASAVIDALERMDLAYPEVDEAKKAELAKARAELEAEKG
- a CDS encoding TonB-dependent receptor, with translation MPRKLSMVVGAALILLLGFSGVANAQGSVTGSVQGTVKDAEGGVLPGTLVTATSTALVKGRMSTTADARGGWRFPALPPGSYAFEAELQGFRKARRDGIRVSLGQSMAIDLVLSLSSVAAEAVVTAEAPMVSVVENKVATSFGGDFINKQAVPRNYYQVLSAAPGVNVDTSASPDSSSMLAYGGTTSNQNAFTLDGVNVGDAASGNYWLLPSIQWMEEIQVAGLGASAEYGGYTGAVVNGVTKSGGNTFKGTLEAYYQPDSFVSDNSPENDEDETFTFEDYALSLGGPVVKDKLWFFASAEYWHQETTPVGARDTSDRKVPRFLGKLTYQLGEGNRIFAMGEYDHVKNDRRGIDAFTFPEAAPNQDGPNATFAVNWESILSSASFLNVKVTGYDGNDDFLGSAGFATPGHDDAYGDTGYALVNSKIQELNHRHRVTGDANWSLFKDGLFGDSDAHSFKFGILYEKSSTTDEWRRNGGYTYYDDSTLCPGDTEEAQIANYLRDPSCGWYERSTGYGEYEVHAEQTGFVAYAQDSLRINRFTVNLGLRYTNYKGGWREGFGNPDVYEADFVDPRVGFAWDVLGNAKLAVKAHWGRYHSSMYTYLFDREASGGAAVPDGDCYWDGSTWGDCSEAVPDSATMGTIDHPYVDEALLTIEHQLGRDMSIGADYVNRRFRNLMGMVNTNDDYERVTGIPNPIAGGELEVWSLNGDPVWSLSTDNPGERDYDSFVVRFDKRYSRGWQLRSSLVWTDLKGNVLKNNGYAPELEDRNGLVNAYGNMDSSFNEWEFKVSGAVDLPLNFTASGQYTYLTGMYWTPYGNVRRYLDGNSASGRYIFLTERGSEQLEARNILDLRLAWGMKIAGDTRLDLSLECFNVLNTGEALTLDDYYGEYRSGTWRPNATYGAALSIETPRQLRLGARFSF